In Paenibacillus larvae subsp. larvae, the following proteins share a genomic window:
- a CDS encoding LysM peptidoglycan-binding domain-containing protein: MTDQQTGLRFDIYERIHLAEDAADILELEDVELIPQIQVMTAEDQAVLQGNLILTGSYIGDGNEGQRHLEHYIPVEISLPLNRIKRADDVLVEIENFDIDLLSSRSLNVTGILSLHGVEVLSHQEEEADVWPEEEELVFIHQNDNRQTPQGEKPEFAPLQEEPVTPERKTEAVNREPEEKAAPQQERIKEEEQSPVSSTGPSKNTSFLQKEVPQKEVFLSAEPQPEESSEEFQREPTAISFDSVAESGEFAVQKEEEEKAEEPKELKVAFSGKQLDDAAGYVHSSGGQSNEREEDTNGGTQPDFEDEVPRADALEWKRLFVNSESEQPFRKVKMCIVQKEETLEDIAKKYDINLRELQLHNRLSDQEVSAGQILYIPK; encoded by the coding sequence ATGACGGATCAGCAAACAGGGCTTAGATTTGATATTTACGAACGTATCCATCTCGCCGAAGATGCTGCCGATATCCTTGAATTGGAAGATGTGGAGCTGATTCCACAAATCCAGGTGATGACGGCAGAGGATCAGGCCGTTTTGCAGGGAAATCTAATTCTTACAGGGAGTTACATAGGGGACGGAAATGAAGGGCAGCGCCATCTTGAACATTACATACCAGTAGAAATCTCATTGCCTTTGAACCGGATCAAGAGGGCCGACGATGTATTGGTTGAAATTGAAAATTTTGATATTGACTTGCTGTCTTCCCGGAGCCTTAATGTAACAGGAATACTGTCGCTTCATGGGGTTGAAGTACTTTCCCATCAGGAAGAGGAGGCCGATGTATGGCCCGAAGAAGAGGAACTTGTATTCATTCACCAGAATGATAACAGGCAAACCCCGCAAGGAGAAAAACCGGAATTTGCTCCTCTGCAGGAAGAACCGGTAACTCCCGAACGAAAGACGGAGGCAGTAAATCGGGAACCGGAAGAAAAGGCAGCCCCGCAGCAGGAGCGGATTAAAGAAGAGGAACAGTCCCCGGTTTCCTCCACGGGGCCTTCCAAGAATACTTCCTTTCTGCAAAAAGAGGTTCCGCAAAAAGAAGTGTTCCTATCAGCAGAACCTCAACCAGAAGAGTCTTCTGAGGAATTTCAACGGGAACCTACCGCGATTTCATTTGATTCTGTAGCCGAATCTGGTGAATTTGCTGTCCAAAAGGAGGAAGAAGAGAAAGCGGAAGAACCGAAGGAACTTAAGGTGGCCTTTTCGGGAAAACAACTTGATGATGCTGCAGGTTATGTCCATTCCAGTGGAGGGCAGTCTAATGAAAGGGAAGAGGACACCAATGGGGGAACGCAGCCGGATTTTGAAGATGAGGTTCCCCGTGCAGATGCTCTCGAATGGAAACGCCTGTTTGTAAATTCGGAATCTGAGCAGCCTTTCCGTAAAGTGAAAATGTGTATTGTACAAAAGGAGGAGACACTGGAAGACATAGCAAAAAAATATGACATCAATCTGCGTGAGCTTCAGCTTCATAACCGTCTGTCGGATCAGGAAGTATCCGCCGGGCAAATTTTATATATACCAAAGTAA
- a CDS encoding RluA family pseudouridine synthase: MDGGQNSAHPAGRKGQRCRVRHIHRLDAETTGAVLYAKNEWSHLLLDEGMRLKTVRREYAALAEGCIEPTVGVIDLPIGRDRHHKSKRRVTLKGQHAVTRYAVAAQLEQAALLHLSLETGRTHQIRVHLSHIGHPLLGDSLYGGIPH, translated from the coding sequence GTGGATGGAGGTCAAAATTCCGCACATCCCGCAGGAAGAAAGGGGCAAAGGTGCAGGGTCCGGCATATTCACAGACTTGATGCCGAAACAACGGGTGCTGTCTTATATGCGAAAAATGAATGGAGTCACCTGCTGCTGGACGAAGGCATGCGGCTAAAGACGGTCAGAAGGGAGTATGCGGCTTTGGCGGAAGGGTGTATCGAACCGACGGTAGGAGTCATAGATTTGCCAATCGGGCGTGACCGTCATCATAAGTCCAAAAGAAGAGTAACCCTTAAAGGACAACATGCTGTAACCCGCTATGCTGTAGCTGCACAGCTAGAACAGGCAGCACTGCTCCATTTAAGCTTGGAAACCGGACGTACTCATCAGATTCGCGTCCATCTTAGTCATATTGGCCATCCTCTTTTGGGGGATTCGCTATACGGGGGAATACCGCACTAA